The nucleotide window CCGAGGGTCACAGCCAGGGCAGAAattctttaaacaaaacacagtcAAATAATCAGGGAAGATTGGAGCTGTTTGCAAGATCTACTGAGTTGGTTGCTCACCCTGTCAAAAGAAGCCACCATCTGGGACAACAAcacactgccagcagctgccatggCCAGCAAAAGAAAGTCCACAACTCCCTGTATGGTGCGAACTTCTGAAGTCATGGAGCAGGAAGGTGCCGAGGGCGTAGAGACTCTTAAAGACAAGGGGACTGGTGCATCGCAGCAGGACTCCAAAAAAAATTGGCCTTCAGAAAACTCAGTCAAAGACTGTGAAGTGGTGGAGGCGAAGCCCACGGGTGAAAATCAGTCTAAGAAACCCCAGGGTGGTTATGAGTGTAAGTACTGCCCTTACTCGACACAAAACTTAAATGAATTTACAGAGCACGTTGACACTCAGCATCCAAATGTCATTCTCAACCCCCTGTATGTCTGTGCTGAATGCAACTTCACAACCAAAAAATACGATTCTTTATCTGACCACAACACAAAATATCACCCAGGAGAGACTAACTTcaaactgaaattaattaaacGCAATAATCAGACTGTTCTAGAGCAGTCTATTGAGGCCGCCACTAACGATGTCACTGTCACAAGCAGTGGGCTAGAAAATGCAGAGTGTGACGATCCACTTCATGGGGGAATCAGTGCAAATAAAGCGCCGGTGATGAAACTGGGAAAGCCTAAAGGGGAAAACAAGAAGGGATCTAAAAAGCCAGAAGAGGGAGTGATGGAAAACCACGTGGATGGTGCTCTCCCCCGCATCATAACTGAAGCCACTGAAGCTATTGCCTGTATAAACGGAGACCTTCTCCATGATGTGTTAGCCCATGTTATGCCCTCTGTACAGCTGCCACCAAATATCAACCTTGTCCCCAAGGTCCCGGTCCCTCTGAACAGTACCAAATACAACTCTGCACTGGACACTAACGCAACCATGATCAACTCCTTTAATAAGTTTCCCTACCCAACACAAGCAGAGTTGTCATGGTTGACAGCAGCATCAAAACATCCCGAAGAACAAATCCGAATCTGGTTTGCTACGCAACGTTTGAAGCATGGCATAAGTTGGTCTCCTGAAGAAGTGGAGGAAGCAAGGAAGAAGATGTTCAATGGTACTATCCAGGCAGTTCCCCAGACTATCACCGTCCTGCCAGCTCCTTTGGCAACTGCAAAAATGCCACAGCCCATCATCCAGACAGCTTTGCCTTGTCAGATACTGGGCCAGACTGGCCTGGTTTTGACTCCTGTGTCAAATGGTTCAACTGTTTCCTGTTCACCAATTACACTTGCTGTTGCCCCAAACCAGGGGCAAAAGAGGACAATACAGACCTTATCAAGTGCCCCAGAGGCCAAGCGTCCTCACATAGTTCAGGTGCCTGAGATTCCTGCCAAGGTGACTGCTGTTCCAGTGACCCCGGCCAGTGAGCGGAAAAAGACCAAGGAGCAGATAGCAGAGCTGAAGGCCAGTTTCATGACAAGCCAGTTTCCTGATGATTCAGAAGTCTATCGGCTTATAGAGGCTACAGGTCTTTCCAGGAGTGAGATCAAAAAGTGGTTCAGTGACCACAGGTACAGAAGTCAGAGGGGCATTGTGCAAATTCCTGGTGATGCTTTAGGAAAAGATCAAATAGCACCTTCAGCTGGTCGACATGGCCGGTCATTTCACCCATACACAGATTTTGCTCCCCAGAGATTCAAAGAGAAAACTCAAGAGCAGCTTAGGGCCCTTGAGGAGAGTTTCTTAAAATGCTCTTTTCCTACCCAGGGAGAATTGGACAGGCTTCGAGTGGAGACTAAGCTGAGTAGGAGGGAGATAGATTCATGGTTCTCTGAGCGGAGAAAGATAAGGGACAGCATGGAGCAAGCTGTCTTGGACTCAATGGGATCatacagaaaaattaaggaTCAAGGAACTCCCAATGGTGCAATAAGCCAGGCAGAACTTCTGAGTAGCTCTCAGCTCCCTGGTGCTTTATCTGGGTCCTCCACCACATTGAAGAAAACACAAGAGCAAATTCATCTATTGAAAAGCACATTTGCAAGGACCCAGTGGCCATCACCCCAGGAGTATGACCAGTTGGCATCTCAGACTGGGCTCACGAGAACTGAAATAGTTCGCTGGTTCAAGGAGAACCGGTCTTCACTAAGAACAGGGTCACTTAAATGGATTGACCAGTACCAGCAGCAGTATGCTGGTGATGGTCATAACAAGCAAAGCCAGAAAAAGAGCTCAAAACACACTGATAGTCCAAAGAATGGTAATGAAGTGTCTCGGCAGCATTACCAGGAGCATAAAAAACTGAATGAAGAGAATGGGGGGAAACCAGTGGTGAGGGCAAAAAGAGACTGCGAACCACTGAAGGACTCTTTGTTGGGGAATCAAGCAGAGGGTGCGGACAGGCTGGAGTGCAGCAACAGCCACGATGGCCACGGCAGTGAGGAGAACGAGGAGCCGGCAGAGGTCAACTGGGTGGAGGTGACGGTGGGCGAGGATGACGCTGCCTCGGACTGTACAGACAGCTGGAGCCAAACGGCCCCCGAGGgccacacagagctggcagacTTGGACTCTGAAAGTATATCTGGAGACAATTCCCACGTATAGACAGGTAATGCTGAGGGTGCCCTGTTTCTCTGAGCCTGCCTTTGGCAGGATGTGCTTCCAGCATTCTGTAGCCCTGCTTCAGTGTAAATCCCTGGAGCCCATCCCTGCCGGATGCTTTGTGCCTGCTGGATGCCTGAACAAAAGGGAGACCCATTCTGCTTGTAAATTAAAGCCAACTGCATGATAGAGGAGGGGTTAGTGctgtttgccttgttttttGTCTCCTTGTGGGCCAAGTCCTGGATAAGGGaagttttcataatttttttttttttgcaataagtGATTAAACCTTAAAACTTTCTGACTTTAAACAACCTATATGTTTAACAACTTTACATAAAACATGCTAGCCGAGCCACGTGAAGAAATAGTAAGTAACACTAGTTGCTAATATCCCCCTTGCTGAGAGATCACTGAATAGAGGCTCTGCCTGTTTTTGCATCTCAGGTCCTTCCTTTGCAGCATCCTGCCATGTTGAAAACAAAAGGTCACTGGGGGAAGGGTCTAGGACACAGATGCCTCTTTATGCAAaagtgagcaaaaaaaaaaaaaagtgggactGAAGTGGCTCatgcaaatgtgttttcttcctcttgcaaGTGAGAACTCTCTTCAGTCTCGCTTTGTTCTGCTTGCTCTCACTAGAGGCTTAGGAAATGCCCCAGACTAAGCTGTGTGGGTGTTTAGCAGCTCTTCTTCACAGGATCTTGAATTTAAAAGCAAGCTGCAGGGCCTGGCTTTAAGGGGGGGAGGGGTTAATATCTTTCCCAATGTGAAAGGACTTGTTATTTGGAGAGCTGAAACCTGTTTCTGATCACAATTGCACAGGTGTAAATCTGGAATAAGCACTGTCAGTAATATTTGCATGTTGAATTGAGTTCACTGGAACCTGTAACGTTTTGTGCTCAGTATAACTGAATCTGTCTCTCCCAAACCAGTTTCCTTAAACCACAACTTTAGAGCTTATCCTACAGAAAGTTCAGCATCCTGCATTAAAAACCGTAGTGAGAGAACACCTGCTTGAGAAAATTGATAATTTTCTGCCATCTAATAAGTAAAATATACTTtagcatttctttaaaaaagaaaaagttttttaaataaataaataaataagccaGAACTGATAGAAGTGCCTCCACACAAGACTTCTGCTATTATAGCTACCAGTGCTTGGATTGAACTACCTGTTGCAGAGGTGCAGTTTTCAGCAGCGAGCCCTGCCGCCTAGCATGCCACTTTCTCCATGTGCAGTACTTGTCCCAAAGTGTCCTGGACATTCTGAATTGAAAAAACACCAACCCTGAAGTGGTATTATTTTTAACGGTGAATTCTGTTAGCTAATCTTGAGAAATCTCATGACAGCATCTTTATAACAAAATATCTTAAAGATTCAGACTGCATTGCAAGGCACTGTCCTGCATTATCCTTGAAAAAGTTGGTCATTAGGGATGTGAGGAACAGGGATTACCTGTGTGTCAAAGGCAGGGATTAAAGGAAGAAGGATGTGGGAACATCAGCCAGAGGCACACTGGGGTGCCACTGTTGTGCAGCCACATAAGAAGGGAGAGCCAGGATCTGATCTGCCTTTTAAAGTCAAATGTGTGACAAAGAAATGCATTGTGGGATTATTTTTCTCTGGGTTGTTATTCCAGAACATTTCCCCCTTCCAGTTACAAATATTGATTCTGAGGAGAGGGAGCAGATCAAGGGCTCAGAGGGGCAATGGagaaggcaggagcagggggagtTGCCTGAAACCCCTGTTTCTTACAAACCTCTTGTACTATGAAATGAagacctgcagcagctcccttccAGCAGCCTAGGTTTGGTGCCTGCGTTTCTGTGCTTGTGAGCAGTGTCAGGTATGTTGGAGTGAACCTCCTGCCTCTGTGCCGTGGTACAGAGCTTcagggctctggagctgctcaagTGTTACCAGAGAGGAATTTTTGTAAGAACTTTAATCTCAGTTAAACTGTTGCTAAGTGATGAGGAGCTTTCTGGTGGTTGTGTGAAAAATGCACTTGCTGAGAAGAGGTGCACTGGAGCAGGACTTCTGCTGCAGAGATCATGCAGTAATGGTCAGAGGGCCCATTTGTCCTCTGCTCCTTACCAGTTTCTCAGTGTGCTGGTCTGGGGACttaaaaaagtctttttcattttcctataTTCTGCCTGCAAGTGTTGCATTGAGAAATGCAAGTGCCTCCTCTGTGGTGCACACATGGAGGCATTGCCACAGTTGTTGTGACACAAAATTTGGAATCTTTATACCCCACACTGATGGGACTCAGGGAATAATCTCAGCTACTTTTTCTAAGCTTTCATTGGGCAGCCAATCTTAGACATTTTCAGCTAAAATTTTGATGTTAAATTAACAAGGTGTTATCCCAAGTGACATCCAGGGTATGACTCAAAAGCAGAGACTTTTGTATGACCTGAGAAAGAACTTGTTTCTGTCAGTTGTCATAAAAGCTTGATTTTTCCTAACATGCTCCTCAGGTACCACATGTAAGAGCTGGACTGAAGAGCTGACAAGGGATTCCTCTTGTCTCTCACACAGCCACACTTACTGTGTGAGTCTCTCACTGCTGAACCATACATCAGGCAGAAGCATGCTCCTTTCATATTCATTTCAGCAACAGTGGTGTTGCTGTTTTGCCAGCTTGATCTACATAGtctaaaatgaatgttttttgATGACTGACCTCCCTACCCTTCTTGACTGAATTTGTGTGTCGTTTTTGTAAAAACGTAGTTCTTCCAGACCATCCCAGTCACTCTCTTCTCCAGTATGTAGCTTTAGAAGATTTTGGAACTATTAGAGAGCATTTGTCTTATAGCCTACACAgactttaaaaaacattaaaaaactgAGTTTTTCCAAAACTGATCCATGTTTGGCagattctgctgctgctgcagctagAGGGAATTTCACAAGGGACTGGGCCTCTGTGAGAGCACGATTCATGCCAGGCTCTGCAATGCCATCCCAGGAGTAAGAAGAGGCTAAGTCTGTATCTGAAGCTTTTGGCAAAATTGGATTTATTCCATGGAGCAGGTCAGCTTTCTTGAGCCCAACTGCTCTGTCAAGAGAGTGCTGTAGCTCCCTTTCCATCAGTAGAgaggttcctgccttcctgcagcacaggtCAGAATTAGGTCCCTTGTCCTCCTTTGCACAAACTCGACAAACAGAAACTGGTTCTGAATTAAATACAGCAAACTACAGCTCAGACAGGAGAGCAGGACCAGAGTGTGCCAGAGTGTTTGGCAGCTTCTGCTGGCTTTCTGTAGTGTTGTCTCCCTGTGGGGTTTTCCCAAgatcagagctttttttttttctcagaatgatttggttttttccccaatcACCAGCTTTTCACAGTAGAATATCTTTTTTTGGAATTATTTCACGACCTCCTTTTTTAAGCATGAACCCTGCACGATGTAGGCACCAAAGCTTGTGGCTCATGGTGGGAGCGAGGTAGCTGAACACCCTGGATCTTGATGGCTGTGACCACTGCTCTGTGGAGGTTTGCCAAAGTCAAACCATGTGTGAAGGTTGcacagtagggaaaaaaaaagcctgaaggCAGTCATCCATTGCATCTGCTGAATGCATGATACGGAGCATCAGAGGTAGTCTGGGTTCTCTTGGCATCTCCAGCCCcttctgcactgctgcaggaacTGAGATGACTTGCTTGCCAGTGACCCAGTGCATTCCTCAGTGtccaaaaccaccaaaagtgAACATCACTGGTGTTTCTCACTTTCTGCCCAAGTTCTCACTTCTCTTGAGGTTTAGTGTTTCATTTAGAAAGCTCACAGTAGTGTTTGCTGCTGGCGCTGGACTCCAAGTCAGCATCCTGAAGTAACTCAGCATGGGATTGACTGGTGGTTTTTGCAGTACTCAGGTCACCCTAAAACTTTTGAGGGCATGAGACTGAAGTAGGGAGGACATGCTTTTTCCCCTGAAATGAGTGAGGTGCATTAGAGACCCAAGCTCTAATATAATGAAGGAGTTCAGAGGGAGAAGCAAAACCCAGTGCAGCAATTAAAATTTTCCAGTGAGTCAGGATGAGCAGGGGCCTGTGTGGGAAGGTCTCAAGGGTGGGGGGAGGACTTTTCCCCTTGATGTTGGTGCAAGCCTATGGCCTTTCCCCAGGCTTGACTGCATTGCAGATGCCAGATAGAGCCCACTGCTTTTGTGGGAAATAACAGACCAGACAGCAACATCCCTAAGAGGTGTGAAATAACGAGTTAGCTCAGGTTTCAGTGAGCACTGCGGCAGGGTGGGTGAAGAGGATGTTTGCACTTCTTGCACGTTCACACCTCAGTGTGGAAAACCTGAGCATAATCCCTGTCATAGAGCTCTTGCTttttgctgggagctggggatatGTGTGAGTTGGTGGCTATTTGAAGGTTGGGTTTTGAAGGGTCATCTTTTAATCTTTGGTCCAATTGTGCAGCCTTCATGTAGGTGCAGGAGTGATAGCAGAACCaggaagctgctctgcagagcacaggcacaTCCAACTTTTTCCATTGCCTTTTAGTTTGTATAATTTTCTAAAATCATGTAAAACAGGAAGTATTACCAGGGGATTTACTGGGGGAGAAAGACCTGAAGTCTTCTTGATTTTAGCACTGTCTGTCCTGTGGTTGCAAAGTAGTTGCCCCAAACACGTGCACGCATCATTTTGAGTCAGTGTGAGAATGTGCCTGAGCCAAGGCTGGACCATATATCCCTGCTAGAAGTCTATAGGGGGTTATTAGCTGGGTGTTACATGCAGCAAAAATGCAACACCCTACCACATGAGGCTGTGATAAGGATAGGCCCCAGGGTACAGTTAACACGAAATAGAGTTACCATATGTGCAAGGACATAAACCAGGTCTCATCATAGTTAACAGCTCAAATAGTTCAtagtgctttaaaaaataatatgctGCTGTTGTAATTTTTGCAGGGGTACTCCTCGGCTGCACTGTCCTAATGTTGAAGGGGAAATGCTGtctgaaaatagaagaaaactcTTATTTTGCTGCCTGGGTGAGAGAGTGTGTTGTGACTCCAGGTCTCAAACCACACTTGTGGAGGCACAGTGAGAAGAAATACTCTCGTGGAGCATCACCATGGAATTGTTGATAGTGCCAAAGTCCTACTACTGCAttacaaaagagaagaaagaaagaggaaagggtCCTTGTATATAGTTTTCTCTTAGTTTCTTTCCCACCCACTTTCCTGCCCAGCCTCTTCCTCTACTGGAACAGATttgtaaaacataaaattttgttaatttttttaataggtgCAAGTTATTCTTGCATATAATGCAATTGAGAAATTTTGGGGTTGGTTGGGGGGAGGGAAGTGTCTTTTGTGGAGGAGggagatttttggttttttcctgaagtgtttGAAGAAAGAGTTGCAATCTTTTGGAGTTGTCTTGGTGCAGATCAACACCTGAGCCCAGATCCCCACTCCAGTTTACATTTCAGACCAGTTAAACATGTTCTGGAGcagtggggtttgttttttttgtttttttctcttgttgttttgacatttttgttttgttctatgGCCACCTGCTACTGATTGAAATACTtaaatctctgcttttccatgCTCCTACAAGGCAAGTCTTCTCTAGCTCCTGTACTTCACTTTTCaccagccagccccagctgtgggTCTCTGAAGATTTGGCTAGAATGCCTTCTTTTGAttattggtttggtttgggcATTTTTTTAGCACTTTTTGTTTAAACATGCAGTATAACTCTcagaggggttggaatgaggAAATGAAGATGCTTCATAATCCAAACTTATTTGTGTTTCTCTGGCTGGTACAGTGATGGACACCATAACCAGCAGTCTGCCCTCCAGCTTTAGACATTGTAGCGCACAACAGAAGTTTCTTATTAACCTTTGCCACTAAATTTTTAGATCACTCCTGGGTTCCTGAGTGCACTTTTTTCAAATACTGCTAATTTGGATTTGTGTGGGGATGGCTGTCTGTCTgagaggagggagcagaggagagcaggagccTGGGTGCAAGAGCTGTCCAGTGCGTTTCTCTGACAAGCTGGGGTTGGAAAGCTTGCCCACCTTTCAGTATGCTGCACAAACAGGATGCTAGGGAGTTTGAATAAATCCAACTTTTCTAACTTGTTGCTCATTTGTTGTAACTCAATAAAACAAAGGCTAAAAATTTTGGTAACTTTTTTCTCAACTCTTTTTGTTTTActctaaaataattaaataaaacccaaaaaaccaaaccccacccAACCTCAGCCCAAACTTTGTGCACAGGAGCTTGATGTCTTTAGAGCTGCAGTGAGGGTTTTACTGGTTTTGCAGAATTTGGCTTGGCAAATACTAACTGTATTAAAGTGAACTCCGTGAATACTAATGTTTATTCCCCCATGTCAGTGAGCTGTTTCCTGCAGGAAGGATGCAGATAGTGCCTGGGAATGAGCCTTTGGGGAACACCTTTTATTTTGATTGCAGATTCACAaactgaatgaatgaatgaaaccACCCCTGTGATTCACCCATATGTAGTTGTTTTTATTAATCATGAGCACAACATATAACTGCAGAGGGAGGTTTGCAGTGGGTGGTAACAAGTGAATTCCCTTGCAGTAAAGTTGTCTGGTTCATTGCTGAAGAGGAGTGACTGGATGGGGCAGCACTTTGCTGCATTTGTGTGACACAAGTCAACAGCAAAAGGTGGGTAAGGGAcatcagctgctccctgggcaaAGGCTGCCAGACAGGGAGCATGCACATGTCCCATCACACACAGCTCAGGTGTTCATCTGCAGGGTGGAGACGGATGCCTGTGCAGTCATGGATGCACAGATCAGGTgaccaaaaagaaaatgcatctgAAGATGCTTGTTCAGAACTCCAAAGCTGTAACTGAAACTAATTgccacttttgtttccattgcTTGTATGAAAGGTAATATTTTAATTGTCGTTATGAAGTTCTTAACAGCCACTTGATGGCTTAGGATTCCAGTTTGCATCTCTCCTGTCTGACATGTGTTGTACATCTGTGTGTTTGGAGCACTGACCTACTTAACTAGAAGTGCTCCCAGGGAGCTTAGGAAGAACAAGACCCACCTgggtttttctgtatttgtacaTCCCAGATACAGTGGATTAAGGCACAGGACTGGGGCTCTTTGAGATCTCTGCAATTCAAATAAAACAATAGCAGTGGCCCTGCAGTCTGTCATCACACAGATAATACATCTGAAGCTGTCCTCCAGCAAACAGGCTGGCCAGAGGCTGGCACAGCGTGGGCAGCCTGGCAGCACTGCGGGGGTTTGTGCAGGCAGGTCGCGGTGTGGTACCAAACCTTCAGACCCAGGAAAGCTGAGCCCAGGACCCCTTTTGTCTGAGCTTAAAGCAACCCAGGTGCCCACAGAGGCTGCTTCAGTGGCTGTtggagctgggcactggaagcaggctttgtttttaatgaacacAGCCACAGTGACTGCGTTTCTAGGAGAGAGCCAGCAGCGAGGGACAATCGGGACATTGTTTGTGCATGGCAGCCATTAGGGACAGGGCCTTGGGGTTCCGTCCCCACGATGAAAACGCGGCTGACGCCGACTtccctcccacagccctgcacccccagagctgctgctggcaccacgGCCAGCAGGGCCTGTCCTGGCAGAGTCCTCTAGCAAGGAGATGGCTCGGGACACCCTTTCCTGGGCAGGGtcccccagcaccagcagtcCCTGGTGCTCAGGTGTTGATTGATGCCTTCCACAATGTATTTTAACCTAAGTGTTGAAGTTTCTAATCAGAAGAAATCTAGTTAAACACAAAGTAAAAatgaatcagatttttaaaCTTGTACAACATGAAAATGTGGCTTGTAGAAAAATTCGTCACTGGGAAGTCAGTGACAATTTGAATTAGATGGCctctactttttaaattttgtctgattttttgCTGACAAGGATTTTCATTATTCTTCTGCTCGGTCCATAAGATGCTGGGCAGCTCTATACTGGTGTTAGAGATCTGGGGGCTCCAAGCACATAGTAACACACAATTTAGACATGTCAGAAGCCTTATTAAATGTGAATAGTGAGAGACCACTCAGACAACAGAGAAGGgcatcacagaatggtttggatcaCAAGGAACATTTAAAGATCTCATTCATCACCACTGcactgggcagggacatctttcaaTAGATAGGTGTCTCAAAGCCCCATTTAACCAAGCCTTGGGAACTTCTGGGGCAACAAGTTAAGCAATTATAAATTCCCTGCAGTCTAAATTACTCAGTTCAGTTTTCTCAAAtactattttgaaaaaaaaaaaaaaaaagctcttcacTTTTCAATCACAATTGTGCAGTAATACCATTTTTTACCTCATATCTCC belongs to Vidua macroura isolate BioBank_ID:100142 chromosome 1, ASM2450914v1, whole genome shotgun sequence and includes:
- the ZHX2 gene encoding zinc fingers and homeoboxes protein 2 encodes the protein MASKRKSTTPCMVRTSEVMEQEGAEGVETLKDKGTGASQQDSKKNWPSENSVKDCEVVEAKPTGENQSKKPQGGYECKYCPYSTQNLNEFTEHVDTQHPNVILNPLYVCAECNFTTKKYDSLSDHNTKYHPGETNFKLKLIKRNNQTVLEQSIEAATNDVTVTSSGLENAECDDPLHGGISANKAPVMKLGKPKGENKKGSKKPEEGVMENHVDGALPRIITEATEAIACINGDLLHDVLAHVMPSVQLPPNINLVPKVPVPLNSTKYNSALDTNATMINSFNKFPYPTQAELSWLTAASKHPEEQIRIWFATQRLKHGISWSPEEVEEARKKMFNGTIQAVPQTITVLPAPLATAKMPQPIIQTALPCQILGQTGLVLTPVSNGSTVSCSPITLAVAPNQGQKRTIQTLSSAPEAKRPHIVQVPEIPAKVTAVPVTPASERKKTKEQIAELKASFMTSQFPDDSEVYRLIEATGLSRSEIKKWFSDHRYRSQRGIVQIPGDALGKDQIAPSAGRHGRSFHPYTDFAPQRFKEKTQEQLRALEESFLKCSFPTQGELDRLRVETKLSRREIDSWFSERRKIRDSMEQAVLDSMGSYRKIKDQGTPNGAISQAELLSSSQLPGALSGSSTTLKKTQEQIHLLKSTFARTQWPSPQEYDQLASQTGLTRTEIVRWFKENRSSLRTGSLKWIDQYQQQYAGDGHNKQSQKKSSKHTDSPKNGNEVSRQHYQEHKKLNEENGGKPVVRAKRDCEPLKDSLLGNQAEGADRLECSNSHDGHGSEENEEPAEVNWVEVTVGEDDAASDCTDSWSQTAPEGHTELADLDSESISGDNSHV